The following proteins are co-located in the Fructilactobacillus carniphilus genome:
- the pyk gene encoding pyruvate kinase, translated as MKRTKIVSTLGPASNDVDTITTLLNSGANVFRFNFSHGDHEEHLSRMNMVKEAEKRTGKIAGILLDTKGAEIRTTEQVDGKIEFKTGDKFRISMDDSIKGTKDKIAVTYPGLYDDVKVGGQVLFDDGLVGTKILEKDDKNRELVVEVTNNGVLGSRKGVNAPGVSINLPGITEKDSDDIRFGCEQGINYIAASFVRKTQDILDIRALLEEKNMQDVQIFPKIESQEGIDNFPEILKVSDGLMVARGDMGVEIPPENVPAVQKSLIKMCNEAGKPVITATQMLDSMQEEPRPTRAEVSDVANAVYDGTDATMLSGESANGDYPVAAVSMMARIDEVSDGHFEEFGTPRPKFNDGDVTEALGESVARIAKDMGIHTIVVATGSGYTARMLSKYHPDANILALTFDDRVRRGLTVNWAVNPVLVEKPESAEAMVNLAVAKAVETGLAKEGEEIIVTTGVPLGDEGTTNTIRVQLIGTKLAQGQGIGDETVIGKAVVAADADEANAKAVDGSVLVVKDTNKDYLPAMKKASAIVVETGGLTSYAAVIGISLDVPVIVAAHNATSTITDGEVVTVDARRGVVYQGNQAKND; from the coding sequence ATGAAGAGAACAAAAATCGTAAGTACACTTGGACCTGCTTCAAATGATGTAGATACCATTACTACGTTATTGAACAGTGGTGCAAATGTTTTTCGTTTTAACTTTTCCCATGGGGATCATGAAGAACACTTATCACGGATGAACATGGTAAAAGAAGCGGAAAAGAGAACTGGTAAGATTGCTGGGATTCTCTTGGATACTAAGGGTGCTGAAATCCGGACGACCGAACAGGTCGATGGTAAGATTGAATTTAAGACCGGTGACAAGTTCCGCATTTCCATGGATGATAGCATTAAAGGTACCAAAGACAAGATTGCCGTAACTTACCCAGGACTTTACGATGATGTTAAAGTTGGTGGCCAGGTTCTCTTTGATGATGGTTTGGTTGGAACTAAGATTTTGGAAAAGGACGACAAAAACCGTGAATTAGTAGTGGAAGTTACTAACAACGGTGTCCTTGGTTCCCGGAAAGGGGTTAACGCTCCGGGAGTTTCTATCAACCTACCTGGAATCACTGAAAAGGATTCTGATGACATCCGCTTTGGTTGTGAACAGGGCATTAACTACATTGCTGCTTCATTTGTACGGAAGACTCAAGACATTCTGGACATTCGGGCATTATTGGAAGAAAAGAATATGCAAGACGTTCAAATCTTTCCTAAGATTGAATCTCAAGAAGGAATTGACAACTTCCCTGAAATTTTAAAGGTTTCTGATGGATTAATGGTTGCTCGTGGAGACATGGGTGTGGAAATTCCACCTGAAAACGTACCAGCCGTGCAAAAAAGCTTAATTAAGATGTGTAACGAAGCGGGTAAGCCAGTGATTACGGCTACCCAAATGTTAGACTCAATGCAAGAAGAACCTCGTCCAACACGGGCCGAAGTTTCTGACGTTGCGAATGCCGTTTATGATGGAACTGATGCTACGATGCTTTCTGGTGAAAGTGCCAACGGTGATTACCCAGTTGCTGCTGTTTCGATGATGGCTCGGATTGATGAAGTTTCTGACGGTCACTTTGAAGAATTTGGAACTCCACGTCCTAAATTTAACGATGGTGACGTTACGGAAGCCTTGGGTGAATCTGTAGCGCGGATTGCCAAAGACATGGGAATTCACACGATTGTCGTGGCCACTGGTTCTGGGTACACTGCTCGGATGCTTTCAAAGTATCACCCAGATGCTAACATCTTGGCGTTAACTTTTGACGACCGGGTTCGTCGTGGATTGACGGTTAACTGGGCAGTTAACCCAGTGTTAGTTGAAAAACCAGAATCAGCTGAAGCAATGGTTAACTTAGCCGTTGCTAAAGCCGTTGAAACTGGTTTAGCTAAAGAAGGCGAAGAAATCATCGTTACAACCGGTGTTCCGTTAGGTGACGAAGGAACTACTAACACGATTCGCGTTCAATTAATTGGAACCAAGTTGGCTCAAGGCCAAGGAATTGGCGACGAAACGGTGATTGGTAAGGCAGTGGTTGCTGCTGACGCTGATGAAGCAAACGCTAAAGCCGTTGACGGAAGTGTCTTGGTAGTTAAGGATACTAACAAAGACTACTTACCGGCCATGAAGAAAGCTAGTGCTATCGTGGTTGAAACGGGTGGTTTAACTTCTTACGCTGCCGTAATCGGAATTTCTTTGGATGTTCCTGTGATTGTGGCTGCTCACAATGCTACTTCTACGATTACTGATGGTGAAGTAGTAACGGTGGACGCTCGGCGTGGGGTTGTTTACCAAGGTAATCAAGCTA